From a region of the Methanothermobacter sp. genome:
- the xth gene encoding exodeoxyribonuclease III, with amino-acid sequence MAEIKIISWNVNGLRAVYRKGFLNWFMDEKPDILCLQETKASPEQLPRRLRHVEGYRSFFTPAERKGYSGVAMYTRIPPKSLREGFGVERFDIEGRIQVADFDDFLLYNIYFPNGKMSDERLKYKLEFYDAFLEDVNRERDAGRNTVICGDFNTAHREIDLARPKENSNVSGFLPVERAWIDKFIENGYVDTFRMFNRDPGQYTWWSYRTRARERNVGWRLDYFFVNEEFAKNVKRSWILSEVMGSDHCPIGLEIKV; translated from the coding sequence ATGGCAGAAATCAAGATAATATCCTGGAACGTTAACGGTCTGAGGGCCGTATACCGTAAGGGCTTCCTTAACTGGTTCATGGACGAGAAACCGGATATCCTATGTCTTCAGGAGACCAAGGCAAGTCCAGAACAGCTCCCCAGAAGGTTAAGGCATGTTGAGGGTTACAGAAGTTTCTTCACCCCTGCAGAAAGGAAGGGATACAGTGGAGTCGCCATGTACACAAGGATACCCCCAAAATCCCTCAGGGAGGGCTTTGGTGTGGAGAGATTCGACATTGAAGGCCGCATACAGGTTGCAGATTTTGATGACTTCCTGCTCTACAACATATACTTCCCCAACGGGAAGATGTCAGATGAGAGGTTGAAGTACAAGCTTGAATTCTATGACGCATTCCTCGAAGACGTCAACAGGGAACGGGACGCTGGCAGAAACACGGTAATATGCGGGGACTTCAACACCGCCCACAGGGAGATAGACCTGGCAAGGCCAAAGGAGAACAGTAACGTATCAGGGTTTCTACCGGTTGAAAGGGCCTGGATAGACAAATTCATTGAGAACGGCTACGTTGACACATTCAGGATGTTCAACAGGGATCCGGGCCAGTACACATGGTGGAGTTACAGGACCAGGGCCCGTGAGAGAAACGTGGGATGGAGGCTCGACTACTTCTTTGTGAATGAGGAGTTCGCAAAGAACGTTAAAAGGTCATGGATACTCTCAGAGGTGATGGGCTCAGACCACTGCCCAATAGGACTCGAGATAAAGGTTTAA
- the feoB gene encoding ferrous iron transport protein B — translation MEKSEITVALAGNANVGKSVIFNQLTGSNQIVGNWPGKTVERAEGYLKFQGRDIHIIDLPGIYSFSTYSMEEIVSREFIVKEKPDVVINVLDASVLERNLFFTLQLMEMEVPMVICINQVDMARQKGIVIDEKKLEGALGVPVVSTVAVKGQGLQKLLRKTLEVADKRIKPEVIEYGEEVESRIRTLMESLPEIPEGYSKRWVAIKLLENDPEITAMMPAGVKRLAAELAAQVERIHNEPSFSVIASERYSLSNMIAAGAQKQSEIKTSLSERLDGFLTHPIYGYISSVLVVGGLLLWTFVVGEFLSDTLTNIFGFFQPVDPQFSGSVESIIWNGAFGGIVAGLTLVIPFVIPFYLMLSYIENSGLLTRVAFMMDAFMRKIGLHGKALIPLILGYGCSVPAIDSTRILETPRERLLAAFAISFAPCAARTILILGLVALFVSVWWAIGLYALDLLIIFIMGKLAFKALPGETTDLIMEMHSLKMPSFRVIARQTWTRTKSLIYLVFPIYIIGSALIQLLYAIGFLNPVSNIMAPLTAGWLHLPVFAGILLILGAVRKEFILLGLVSLVGTDIGAALTAPQILVLTLVGMLYFPCLSTIAVLAREFGWKSTSIITLANLGTALFLGGIFARILPFIM, via the coding sequence ATGGAGAAATCTGAGATAACCGTTGCGCTTGCAGGAAACGCCAATGTGGGTAAAAGTGTGATCTTCAACCAGCTAACCGGGTCAAACCAGATAGTCGGGAACTGGCCAGGAAAAACCGTTGAAAGGGCAGAGGGTTACCTTAAATTTCAGGGTCGGGACATCCACATAATTGACCTTCCAGGCATATACTCATTTTCAACCTACTCCATGGAGGAGATAGTCTCCAGGGAGTTCATAGTCAAAGAGAAACCAGACGTCGTCATAAACGTGCTTGATGCATCTGTACTTGAAAGGAACCTCTTCTTCACGCTCCAGCTCATGGAGATGGAGGTCCCCATGGTTATCTGCATCAACCAGGTGGACATGGCCAGGCAGAAGGGGATAGTGATAGACGAGAAGAAACTTGAAGGTGCCCTGGGTGTCCCTGTTGTATCAACGGTGGCTGTTAAGGGCCAGGGACTCCAGAAACTCCTCAGGAAAACCCTTGAAGTGGCCGATAAAAGGATAAAACCAGAGGTCATAGAATACGGGGAGGAGGTTGAAAGCCGCATAAGAACACTTATGGAATCACTTCCCGAAATTCCAGAGGGCTATTCAAAGAGATGGGTTGCCATAAAGCTCCTTGAAAACGACCCTGAAATAACCGCCATGATGCCAGCCGGTGTGAAAAGACTTGCAGCTGAACTTGCAGCCCAGGTTGAAAGGATACACAATGAGCCATCATTCTCTGTTATTGCCTCTGAGAGATACTCCCTCTCAAATATGATAGCAGCAGGCGCACAGAAACAATCAGAGATAAAGACATCCCTCTCAGAGCGCCTTGACGGTTTCCTCACACACCCCATCTACGGTTACATCTCATCAGTCCTTGTTGTTGGAGGTCTCCTCCTCTGGACCTTCGTTGTGGGTGAATTCCTATCAGATACGCTCACCAATATATTCGGATTTTTCCAGCCAGTTGACCCCCAGTTCTCAGGTTCAGTTGAATCCATAATATGGAACGGGGCCTTCGGGGGTATAGTGGCTGGTTTAACCCTCGTGATACCATTTGTCATACCCTTCTACCTCATGTTATCCTACATCGAGAACTCGGGGCTTCTCACCAGGGTCGCGTTCATGATGGACGCCTTCATGAGAAAGATAGGGCTCCATGGCAAAGCCCTCATACCCCTCATACTCGGATACGGTTGCAGTGTACCGGCAATCGACAGTACAAGGATACTTGAAACCCCCAGGGAAAGGCTCCTTGCAGCCTTTGCAATATCCTTCGCACCCTGCGCCGCAAGGACAATCCTCATACTTGGACTTGTGGCCCTCTTTGTCAGTGTATGGTGGGCCATAGGGTTATACGCCCTGGACCTCCTCATAATATTCATAATGGGTAAACTTGCATTTAAGGCACTGCCCGGGGAGACCACCGACCTTATAATGGAGATGCACTCCCTCAAGATGCCATCCTTCAGGGTAATAGCAAGGCAGACCTGGACAAGGACAAAGTCCCTCATATACCTCGTGTTCCCCATATACATAATCGGGAGCGCCCTCATACAGCTCCTATACGCAATCGGGTTTCTGAATCCCGTGAGCAATATCATGGCACCACTCACAGCTGGCTGGTTACACCTGCCGGTATTTGCCGGGATACTCCTGATCCTTGGGGCTGTGAGGAAGGAGTTCATCCTCCTGGGCCTCGTCTCACTGGTTGGAACAGATATCGGGGCGGCACTTACAGCGCCCCAGATCCTTGTACTCACCCTGGTGGGAATGCTCTACTTCCCCTGCCTTTCAACAATAGCAGTACTTGCACGGGAATTCGGGTGGAAATCCACATCCATAATAACCCTTGCAAACCTTGGAACCGCCCTCTTCCTGGGGGGAATCTTTGCAAGGATACTGCCCTTTATCATGTAA
- a CDS encoding DtxR family transcriptional regulator yields the protein MKHLSENIEEYLETIYRLSESSKNASTTSISREMGIAPASVTQMLKKLDSEGYVKYSPYRGAMLTEKGYRIARRITRKHRLLERFLHDVLGIRRDRIHRQACEMEHSLSDDAERALCQLLNMPDECPDANPIPACDFKFQTCGECIELKDRDVEEIGCREGNLKSLTEMDEKQAGRVSFIRGDYRVLRRLMDMGITLGVPIRMIKRAPLSGPIEVEVRGSRVALGRDIADNVFINTES from the coding sequence ATGAAGCATCTCAGCGAAAATATAGAGGAATACCTCGAAACCATCTACCGGCTATCAGAATCCAGTAAAAATGCCAGCACAACCAGCATATCAAGGGAAATGGGAATAGCCCCTGCCAGTGTAACCCAGATGCTTAAAAAACTTGATTCTGAGGGATATGTTAAATACTCACCCTACCGTGGGGCGATGCTCACAGAAAAGGGGTACAGGATAGCCCGGAGAATAACAAGGAAACACCGGCTACTGGAGAGGTTCCTCCACGATGTACTTGGAATCAGGAGGGACAGGATACACAGACAGGCCTGTGAGATGGAACATTCGCTCTCAGATGATGCAGAGAGGGCACTCTGCCAGCTCCTCAACATGCCAGATGAGTGCCCCGACGCAAATCCAATCCCTGCCTGCGACTTTAAATTCCAGACATGCGGGGAATGCATTGAACTGAAGGATAGGGATGTTGAGGAAATAGGGTGCCGTGAGGGTAACCTTAAATCACTCACAGAGATGGATGAAAAACAGGCTGGGAGGGTTTCATTCATACGGGGGGACTACAGGGTTTTAAGGAGGCTCATGGACATGGGAATAACCCTTGGAGTCCCAATAAGGATGATAAAAAGGGCCCCCCTCAGTGGGCCCATCGAGGTGGAGGTCCGGGGGTCAAGGGTGGCCCTTGGAAGGGATATAGCAGATAACGTATTCATAAATACAGAAAGCTAA
- a CDS encoding acetate uptake transporter: MTEKEVIISDKTANPAPLGLLGFGITTVLLNLHNAGLFPINSMILAMGFAYGGIAQILASVMEYRKGNTFGTVAFGSYGLFWWSLVLLLVIPKLKFIETAGSAAAAADPVAMASYLFMWGLFTLVMFIATLKLKRGIQVIFISLAVLFFLLTAGEITGSALITTIAGYEGIFTGAAAMYVGLAEVINETHGRDVLPI, from the coding sequence ATGACTGAAAAAGAAGTGATTATATCAGATAAAACCGCCAACCCAGCTCCCCTTGGACTTCTGGGCTTTGGTATAACCACTGTGCTTCTGAACCTGCACAACGCAGGGCTTTTCCCCATAAACAGTATGATACTTGCAATGGGGTTCGCCTACGGGGGTATAGCACAGATACTTGCAAGTGTGATGGAATACAGGAAGGGCAACACCTTTGGTACGGTTGCATTCGGCTCATATGGACTCTTCTGGTGGTCACTGGTACTCCTGCTTGTGATCCCCAAACTGAAGTTCATTGAAACAGCCGGCAGTGCAGCGGCAGCAGCAGACCCGGTTGCAATGGCATCATACCTCTTCATGTGGGGCCTGTTTACACTGGTGATGTTCATTGCAACCCTAAAACTCAAGAGGGGCATACAGGTGATATTCATAAGCCTCGCAGTGCTATTCTTCCTGCTCACGGCCGGTGAAATCACAGGTTCAGCCCTCATAACTACCATTGCAGGCTATGAGGGTATATTCACAGGTGCCGCTGCAATGTACGTTGGCCTTGCAGAGGTCATAAACGAAACCCATGGAAGGGATGTTCTGCCCATATGA
- the acs gene encoding acetate--CoA ligase — protein MSKDTSVLLEETRVFKPHYTIVEEAHIKNWEAELEKGKDHEKYWAEKAKRFEWFRKWDRVLDESNKPFYRWFVNGKINMTHNAVDRWLDTDKRNQVAILYVNERGEEKKLTYYELYREVNRTANALKSLGIKKGDAVAMYLPMCPELVISMLACAKIGAVHSVIYSGLSVGALVERLNDAKAKIIITADGTYRRGGVIELKPIVDEAILQCPTIETTVVVKHTDIDIEMSDISGREMLFDKLIEGEEDRCEAEVMDAEDPLFILYTSGSTGKPKGVLHTTGGYMVGVASTLEMTFDIHNGDLWWCTADIGWITGHSYVVYGPLLLGTTTLLYEGAPDYPNPGVWWSIVEKYGVTKFYTAPTAIRHLMRFGEKHPKRYNLDSLKILGTVGEPINPEAWMWYYRHIGREKCPIIDTWWQTETGMHLIAPLPVTPLKPGSVTKPLPGIEADVVDEKGNPVPLGKGGFLVIKKPWPAMFRTLFNDEERYLNVYWKQIPGGVYTAGDMARKDEDGYFWIQGRSDDVLNIAGHRIGTAEVESVFVAHPAVAEAAVIGKADPIKGEVIKAFLILKKGHKLNAPLIEELKRHLRHELGPVAVIGEMVQVDKLPKTRSGKIMRRILRAREEGKDLGDTSTLEE, from the coding sequence ATGTCAAAGGATACCTCAGTTCTCCTGGAGGAAACAAGGGTCTTCAAGCCACACTACACCATCGTGGAGGAGGCCCACATAAAAAACTGGGAGGCCGAGCTGGAAAAGGGAAAGGACCATGAGAAATACTGGGCCGAAAAGGCAAAAAGATTCGAATGGTTCAGGAAATGGGACAGGGTACTCGACGAGAGCAACAAGCCATTCTACAGGTGGTTCGTGAACGGCAAGATCAACATGACCCACAACGCCGTGGACAGATGGCTGGACACAGACAAGAGAAACCAGGTCGCCATTCTCTACGTGAACGAGAGGGGAGAGGAAAAGAAGCTGACCTACTATGAACTTTACAGAGAGGTCAACAGAACAGCCAATGCCCTGAAAAGCCTTGGAATCAAAAAGGGCGACGCCGTTGCAATGTACCTCCCCATGTGCCCGGAACTCGTTATCTCAATGCTGGCCTGCGCAAAGATAGGGGCCGTGCACAGCGTCATCTATTCAGGTCTGAGCGTCGGAGCACTTGTGGAACGCCTCAACGATGCAAAGGCCAAGATCATAATAACAGCAGACGGAACCTACAGAAGGGGTGGGGTGATAGAACTCAAACCAATCGTTGACGAGGCCATACTCCAGTGCCCCACAATAGAGACAACCGTTGTTGTGAAACACACAGACATAGACATAGAGATGTCAGACATAAGCGGACGCGAAATGCTGTTCGACAAGCTTATAGAGGGCGAGGAGGACCGGTGCGAGGCAGAGGTGATGGATGCAGAGGATCCCCTCTTCATACTCTACACCTCAGGAAGTACCGGCAAACCAAAGGGTGTGCTGCACACAACAGGAGGATACATGGTGGGGGTCGCATCAACCCTTGAGATGACCTTTGACATCCATAACGGAGACCTCTGGTGGTGCACAGCAGACATAGGGTGGATAACCGGGCACAGTTACGTCGTATACGGACCCCTCCTTCTTGGAACAACAACACTGCTCTATGAGGGGGCCCCGGACTACCCGAACCCCGGGGTCTGGTGGAGCATAGTGGAAAAATACGGTGTCACAAAGTTCTACACAGCCCCCACGGCAATAAGGCACCTCATGAGGTTCGGTGAAAAACACCCGAAACGCTACAACCTGGATTCCCTCAAGATCCTTGGAACCGTTGGTGAGCCAATAAACCCCGAGGCATGGATGTGGTACTACAGACACATTGGAAGGGAAAAATGCCCGATAATCGATACCTGGTGGCAGACCGAAACAGGAATGCACCTCATAGCGCCACTGCCTGTAACACCACTCAAACCGGGATCCGTCACCAAACCCCTTCCCGGCATCGAGGCGGACGTTGTTGACGAGAAGGGCAACCCTGTGCCCCTGGGTAAGGGCGGCTTCCTTGTAATAAAGAAACCATGGCCTGCAATGTTCAGGACACTCTTCAACGACGAGGAGAGGTACCTCAACGTATACTGGAAACAGATCCCCGGTGGAGTCTACACCGCAGGTGACATGGCAAGGAAGGACGAGGACGGCTACTTCTGGATACAGGGTAGATCAGATGACGTCCTCAACATAGCCGGACACAGGATCGGTACAGCGGAGGTTGAATCAGTATTTGTGGCCCACCCTGCAGTTGCCGAGGCAGCGGTCATCGGTAAGGCTGACCCCATCAAGGGGGAGGTCATAAAGGCATTTCTCATACTCAAGAAGGGCCATAAGTTAAATGCACCCCTCATCGAGGAACTCAAAAGGCACCTGCGCCATGAACTTGGACCCGTGGCTGTTATCGGGGAAATGGTGCAGGTTGATAAGCTCCCGAAAACAAGGTCAGGAAAAATAATGAGAAGAATACTGAGGGCCAGGGAGGAAGGAAAAGACCTCGGTGATACCTCAACCCTTGAAGAATAG